In bacterium, the genomic stretch AAAATTACAGCAGAGATACTTAAGGATACTGATGTTCCCGAGGAGGTAATTTATGCAATAAAAAGCCATCCCGGGCATTTCCCTAGAAAGAGCTTGATGGATAAGGCTCTGTACGCAGCTGATCCGATTACAGGCCTTATTGTTGCAGCTACACTTATGCATCCGACAAAAAAAATAGAGAATGTAGATGCGGACTTTATTAAAAGGCGGTTTAAAGAGAAGAGGTTCGCTGCCGGAGCGGACAGAGATCAGATCAGAAGCTGTGAAGAG encodes the following:
- a CDS encoding HDIG domain-containing protein, coding for MDRKEALELVKKYVSNKNLIKHMLAVEAVMKFLAQKFKEDEDMWALAGLLHDLDYDQTANDFKNHGKITAEILKDTDVPEEVIYAIKSHPGHFPRKSLMDKALYAADPITGLIVAATLMHPTKKIENVDADFIKRRFKEKRFAAGADRDQIRSCEE